CGAGCCCGTGTCGACGAGGGCCGTCGCCATGATGGTCAGCGAGCCGCCCTCCTCGATGTTCCGCGCGGCGGCGAAGAAGCGCCGCGGCCGCTGCAGCGCGTTGGCGTCGAGGCCGCCGGAGAGCACCTTGCCCGAGGACGGGATGACCGCGTTGTGGGCGCGCGCGAAACGCGTGATGGAGTCCAGGAGAATGACGACATCTCTCTTGTGTTCGACCAGACGCTTGGCCTTCTCGATGACCATGTCGGCCACCTGCACGTGCCGCTGCGGCGGCTCGTCGAAGGTCGAGGAGATGACCTCACCCTTGACCGAACGCTGCATATCGGTCACCTCTTCGGGCCGCTCGTCGATCAGCAGCACGATGAGGTACACCTCGGGGTGGTTCTTGGCGATGGCGTTGGCGAGGTTCTGCAGCATCACCGTCTTGCCGGTGCGGGGGGCAGCGACGATCAAGCCGCGCTGCCCCTTGCCGATCGGGCAGAGCAGGTCCATGACCCGCGTCGTCAGGTTCTCCGATTCGTGCTCGAGCCTGAGCCGCTCCATCGGGTAGAGCGGCGTGAGGTTGTCGAAGATGGTCTTGTCGCGCGACTGCTCGGGCGTCTCGAAGTTGATCGCCTCGACCTTCAGCAGCGCGAAGTAGCGCTCGGTGTCCTTCGGCGGCCGCACCTGGCCGGAGATCGTGTCGCCCGTGCGCAGGTCGAAGCGGCGGATCTGCGACGGCGAAACGTAGATGTCGTCCGGTCCCGGCAGGTAGTTGTAGTCCGGCGCGCGGAGGAAGCCGAATCCGTCGGGGAGAACCTCGAGAACACCCTCGGCGAAGATGAGCCCGTCTCGCTCCGCCTGGCCCTGCAGGATCTTGAAGATCAGCTCCTGCTTCCGGAGGCCGCTGAAGCCCTGGACACCCAGGTCCTTGGCGACCCCGTTCAACTCGGTGATGGTCTTATCCTTCAACTCGGACAGGTTCATCCTGTTACCTCCTGCCCCACCGGACTCGGACGAGGCCTCATCGGTGGCGTCGGACTTCTGCGGCGAGGGCCGCCTGGGACTACGCTGCGAGATGGCGATCTCCGGGGGGTTGAATGTGTACGGGGTGTTGAAATCGACTACTTCGATCAATCTCCCACAGCCCCGCGGGAGATGTCAAACGAATTCTCGGGGGCCTCAGGCTGTCAGAGGCGCGTCTCGATAATGGCCTTGCCTCGGATCTCGACCAGCCACTCGTTCAGGCGAACGTCGTACTTCTGCTTGTAGAGGATATCGCGGATCTGGTTGCGCGCCTGGGTCAGCTGCTCGCCCGCCAGCGTCTCCTTGGACTCGAGCTCGAACAGGTGGTAGCCGACCGCCGAGCGGAACGGTGACGAGTGCTCCCCGGGAGAGAGCCGCAGGATGGCCTTCTCGATGTCGGGAGCCAGCTCTCCCCGCTTGAGCACACCGAGCCGGCCGCCATTCTTGGCGGTCGCGGTATCGTCGGAGAACTCCCGCGCCAGCTCGCCGAACTCCTCCCCGCCCATGACGCGCGTGAAGACGTCCTCCGCGCGCCGCCTCGCCGGCTGCCAGCCGTCCTCCCCCGCCCCCGCGGGCGGCACGAAAAGGATGTGCCGCGCCTCGAAAGACAGGCCCGTCTCGAGCTTTTCGCGGTTGGCGTTGAGGTACTGGTCGATATCCTCCTCAGTCACCGAGATGCGGAGGTTGACCTTGCGGCGCTTGATGCGCTCCACCAGCAGCTGCTCCCGAAGCCGCTTCTTGACTCCGTCCAGGCTCAGTCCCTGGGCCTTGACCATCTGTTCGAATTCGACCTCGTTCTTGGCGCCCAGCCGCTTCTGAATCTCGTCGAGCTGCTCCTTCATCTCCGCGTCGTCCACGACGATCTTCTCGCGCTCGGCCTGCTGGAGCTGGAGGCGCTTCTCGATGATGCTGGCCAGCGTCTTCTCGCGAAGCCCCGCGCGCTCCTCGGGCGTCGACGGCGCCTGCTTGGTCTCGTAGACGGCATAGGCCTCCGCCTCCTCCAGCTCGTACAGCGTGACGGCGTCGCTGTTGACGACGCAGATGACGCGGTCCACGACCAATTCGCCGTCCGAGAGCGGCGCGGGCCGCGAGAGGATCGGAGCGCGGACCTCGTGGGGAGGCGGCGGGGGCGGCGGGGGTTCGGGCGCCTTGGCCTTGCCCACGAGCGGCACCCACGAGGGGGTGGAGCAGCCGGACAGAGCCAAGAGCGCGGCGGCAGCCAGGATGAGGCGCGCCGCGCCGCTCACGCGAGAGACTCCAAGAGGGCCCGGAGCGTGTCGCGCACCGCGGGCCAGGGACCCGCAGGGACCGCTGCCTCCAACATGAACTCCTTCCGCATGCGCACTCCGCCGCCGGTCCGGCCGATGACGGCCAGGATCCGCTCGGGCGTTACGGGCGTCGACGGGGCGAAGGTCACGAGCACCCGGCCCCCACCGACCTCGACGCGCTCGGCGTGAAGTCGCCGGGCCAGCGCCCGAAGCCCCACCACGTCGAGCAGCGCCTCCACCGGCGGCGGCGGCGGGCCGAAGCGGTCCGCGAGCTCGGCCCGCATCTCCACGATCGCCCCGTCCCCGTCCAGGTCCGTCAACCGCTGGTAGATCGCGAGCCGCTGATTGACCTCGGGGACGTAGGCGTCAGGTAGGAGCGCCTCGACGCCCACCGTGATGACCGGATCCACCGTGGTCCCGGCCGGTTCGCCCTTCAATTCTCTCACGGCCTCGGCCAGGAGCTTGGTGTAAAGATCGAACCCCACGGCCGCGATGTGGCCGTGCTGTTCCGCGCCCAGGAGGTTGCCGGACCCGCGGATCTCCAGGTCCCGCATGGCGAGCCGGAAGCCGGCACCGAGCTCCGTCATGTCCTCGATGACGCGCAGGCGCCGCTGCGCCGTCAGGTCGAGACGGCCGTCGGCGGGCACCAAGAGGTACGCGTAGGCCTGCTGGCGCTCCCGTCCGACGCGGCCGCGCAGCTGGTAGAGCTGGGCCAGGCCGAAGCGGTCGGCGCGGTTGATGATGATGGTGTTCGACGCCGGGATGTCGAGCCCCGACTCAACGATGGCCGTCGAGACCAGGATGTCGGCCTGCCCGTCGACGAACTTGATCATCACCGACTCGAGCTCCCGCTCGCCCATCTGTCCGTGACCCATGACCACCCGCGCCTCGGGGCAGAGCGCCTGCACGAATGCGGTCATGGACGGCAGCGACTGGACGCGGTTGTGGACGAAGAAGACCTGGCCGCCGCGGCCGAGCTCCCGCTCGATCGCCTCCTTGATCACCGCACGGCTGAAGCCGGTGACCACGGTCTCAACCGGCAGCCGGTCGAGCGGCGGCGTCTCGATCACCGAGAGGTCTCGCACGCCCGCCAGCGACATGTACAGCGTGCGCGGGATCGGCGTGGCCGTGAGCGTCAGCGCGTCCACCGAGGCGCGCAGCTGCTTGACGCGCTCCTTGTGGGTGACGCCGAAGCGGTGCTCCTCGTCCACCACGAGGAGACCCAAGTTGCGAAACTGCACGTCCTTGGAGAGCAGCCGGTGCGTGCCGATGACGACGTCCACGGCGCCTG
The window above is part of the Candidatus Methylomirabilota bacterium genome. Proteins encoded here:
- a CDS encoding peptidylprolyl isomerase, with translation MSGAARLILAAAALLALSGCSTPSWVPLVGKAKAPEPPPPPPPPHEVRAPILSRPAPLSDGELVVDRVICVVNSDAVTLYELEEAEAYAVYETKQAPSTPEERAGLREKTLASIIEKRLQLQQAEREKIVVDDAEMKEQLDEIQKRLGAKNEVEFEQMVKAQGLSLDGVKKRLREQLLVERIKRRKVNLRISVTEEDIDQYLNANREKLETGLSFEARHILFVPPAGAGEDGWQPARRRAEDVFTRVMGGEEFGELAREFSDDTATAKNGGRLGVLKRGELAPDIEKAILRLSPGEHSSPFRSAVGYHLFELESKETLAGEQLTQARNQIRDILYKQKYDVRLNEWLVEIRGKAIIETRL
- the rho gene encoding transcription termination factor Rho, with protein sequence MNLSELKDKTITELNGVAKDLGVQGFSGLRKQELIFKILQGQAERDGLIFAEGVLEVLPDGFGFLRAPDYNYLPGPDDIYVSPSQIRRFDLRTGDTISGQVRPPKDTERYFALLKVEAINFETPEQSRDKTIFDNLTPLYPMERLRLEHESENLTTRVMDLLCPIGKGQRGLIVAAPRTGKTVMLQNLANAIAKNHPEVYLIVLLIDERPEEVTDMQRSVKGEVISSTFDEPPQRHVQVADMVIEKAKRLVEHKRDVVILLDSITRFARAHNAVIPSSGKVLSGGLDANALQRPRRFFAAARNIEEGGSLTIMATALVDTGSRMDDVIFEEFKGTGNMEVHLDRRLMDKRVFPTINIEQTGTRKEELLLEKDELQKVWLLRKALSQLNPVEAMELLLDKLKLTKTNKDFLSAMSQMG